The Lucilia cuprina isolate Lc7/37 chromosome 5, ASM2204524v1, whole genome shotgun sequence genome includes a window with the following:
- the LOC111681319 gene encoding cuticle protein 10.6: protein MFKLIAVFSALFAVASAGYLGGYGLAAPAYHTSVVAAPVVHAAPVIKTYAAPAVVHAPLVKAYAPVATSYANTYKISQRAYPVVHAAPAVVAAPVIKSYAAPVIAAPAYGLGHGLAYGHAGYGHSIYH, encoded by the exons atgttcaaattg ATCGCTGTATTCTCTGCTCTCTTTGCTGTTGCCTCTGCTGGCTACTTGGGTGGTTATGGTCTAGCGGCTCCTGCCTATCATACTTCTGTAGTAGCTGCCCCTGTTGTACATGCTGCTCCTGTTATTAAGACCTATGCTGCACCAGCTGTAGTGCATGCTCCTCTAGTTAAGGCCTATGCTCCCGTTGCCACCTCTTATGCCAATACCTATAAAATCTCTCAAAGAGCCTATCCAGTAGTTCATGCTGCTCCTGCTGTAGTAGCTGCTCCTGTTATTAAGTCATATGCTGCTCCAGTTATTGCTGCTCCTGCTTATGGTTTGGGTCATGGTCTGGCTTACGGTCATGCCGGTTATGGTCACTCCATCTATCATTAA
- the LOC111681353 gene encoding cuticle protein 16.5-like yields the protein MSKIALLAFTLILVAAEIRTIVGSQLAYNADYGSPIHYSDVPNCDSSYGYAYEAPFAAPLPVAPIAAPLPVAPLAAPHRYAAVSYSAPPIFRYRSRGFRFAPFNSYAALRPHHKFAYPAPVPSFYNAPPSVSYGSPAITYNAFATPNTVLKFGPPITTTTTTYSATAAAAATVPVPQPLNAVGGW from the exons ATGAGTaaaatt GCACTCTTAGCTTTCACCTTAATCCTGGTGGCTGCTGAAATACGGACTATTGTAGGTTCTCAATTAGCTTATAATGCTGATTATGGCTCACCCATACACTACTCGGATGTACCCAATTGTGACTCTTCATATGGTTATGCTTATGAAGCTCCCTTTGCCGCTCCATTACCAGTAGCACCGATTGCAGCTCCTTTACCAGTAGCACCCTTAGCTGCCCCTCATCGTTATGCTGCTGTAAGCTATTCTGCACCACCTATATTTAGATATCGTAGTAGAGGTTTCCGATTTGCGCCTTTCAACTCTTATGCTGCGTTACGTCCTCATCATAAATTTGCTTACCCAGCTCCAGTACCTTCGTTTTATAATGCACCTCCATCTGTGTCCTATGGTTCTCCTGCCATAACATATAATGCTTTTGCGACTCCTAATACTGTTCTTAAATTTGGTCCACCAATTACCACCACTACTACTACTTATTCAGCGACGGCTGCTGCTGCAGCTACCGTACCCGTGCCTCAACCTCTAAACGCCGTTGGAGGTTGGTAA